Proteins encoded by one window of Bubalus bubalis isolate 160015118507 breed Murrah chromosome 4, NDDB_SH_1, whole genome shotgun sequence:
- the ZCRB1 gene encoding zinc finger CCHC-type and RNA-binding motif-containing protein 1 isoform X1, producing MSGGLAPSKSTVYVSNLPFSLTNNDLYRIFSKYGKVVKVTIMKDKDTRRSKGVAFILFLDKDSAQNCTRAINNKQLFGRVIKASIAIDNGRAAEFIRRRNYFDKSKCYECGESGHLSYACPKNMLGEREPPKKKEKKKKKKIPEPEEEIEEVEESEDEGEDPALDSLSQAIAFQQAKIEEEQKKWKPSSGGPSTSDDSRRPRIKKSTYFSDEEELSD from the exons atgAGTGGTGGATTGGCCCCAAGTAAAAGCACAGTGTATGTATCCAATCTGCCCTTTTCCCTGACCAACAATGACTTATATCGG ATATTTTCCAAGTATGGCAAAGTTGTAAA GGTTACTATAATGAAAGATAAAGATACCAGGAGGAGTAAAGgggttgcatttattttatttttggataaaGACTCTGCACAAAACTGTACCCGGGCAATAAACAACAAACAG TTATTTGGTAGAGTGATAAAAGCAAGCATTGCTATTGACAATGGAAGAGCAGCTGAGTTCATCCGAAGACGAAACTACTTTGATAAATCTAAGTGTTATGAATGTGGG gaaagtggACACTTAAGTTATGCCTGTCCTAAAAATATGCTTGGAGAACGTGAACctccaaagaagaaagagaaaaagaaaaaaaagaaaattcctgagCCAGAAGAAGAAAT tgaagaagtagaagaaagtgaagatgaagggGAAGATCCTGCTCTTGACAGCCTCAGTCAGGCCATAGCTTTCCAG CAAGCCAaaattgaagaagaacaaaaaaaatggaaacccaGTTCAGGAGGTCCTTCAACATCAGATGATTCAAGACGCCCAAGGATAAAGAAAAGCACATACTTCAGTGATGAGGAGGaacttagtgattaa
- the ZCRB1 gene encoding zinc finger CCHC-type and RNA-binding motif-containing protein 1 isoform X2, which translates to MKDKDTRRSKGVAFILFLDKDSAQNCTRAINNKQLFGRVIKASIAIDNGRAAEFIRRRNYFDKSKCYECGESGHLSYACPKNMLGEREPPKKKEKKKKKKIPEPEEEIEEVEESEDEGEDPALDSLSQAIAFQQAKIEEEQKKWKPSSGGPSTSDDSRRPRIKKSTYFSDEEELSD; encoded by the exons ATGAAAGATAAAGATACCAGGAGGAGTAAAGgggttgcatttattttatttttggataaaGACTCTGCACAAAACTGTACCCGGGCAATAAACAACAAACAG TTATTTGGTAGAGTGATAAAAGCAAGCATTGCTATTGACAATGGAAGAGCAGCTGAGTTCATCCGAAGACGAAACTACTTTGATAAATCTAAGTGTTATGAATGTGGG gaaagtggACACTTAAGTTATGCCTGTCCTAAAAATATGCTTGGAGAACGTGAACctccaaagaagaaagagaaaaagaaaaaaaagaaaattcctgagCCAGAAGAAGAAAT tgaagaagtagaagaaagtgaagatgaagggGAAGATCCTGCTCTTGACAGCCTCAGTCAGGCCATAGCTTTCCAG CAAGCCAaaattgaagaagaacaaaaaaaatggaaacccaGTTCAGGAGGTCCTTCAACATCAGATGATTCAAGACGCCCAAGGATAAAGAAAAGCACATACTTCAGTGATGAGGAGGaacttagtgattaa